Part of the Leclercia sp. AS011 genome is shown below.
GCTGGGTCAGTATCTGCAGCCAAGCCGTCACCACCTGCCGGTACAGCGCTACGTGAGCCCGGAAGAGTTCGACGAGATGAAAGCCGAAGCGATGGCGATGGGCTTTACCCATGCAGCCTGCGGCCCGTTCGTGCGTTCGTCCTACCACGCCGACATGCAGGCGAAAGGCGAAGAAGTGAAGTAACCCCGTCACAAAGGTTTACATTTCACCCATAAAAAAACCGGCCTGAGCCGGTTTTTTTCTATCGCAAGCCATGAGGCGTGGTCGTTACTCTTTGTGAGAGAGTTTCTCGGCAGCGATATCCGCATCGGCTTTCTTAGCCGTGGCGTCATCGTCATTCATTGCCTTCTTAAAGCCTTTGATGGCAGCACCCAGGTCTCCGCCCAGCGTACGTAATTTCTTGGTACCAAACAGCAGGACAACCAGTGCGGCTACCACCAGCAGTTTGGTAATACTAATCTCACCCATAGATACCTTCTTGACGTAAACAGGCTGCGTTTCGCGCCTTAAAAACCTGACGTTATTAACGGTCATTTGACGCCCGCACACAATAGCAATCTGTAACAAGGTGAATCAAGCGTTGTTTAAAAAACGTCATAATAATTGCGCAGGCGCGAAGCGTCGGTTGCGCAGGACCGGCAGCTGCTGACGCGCCAGGGTAACGCGTTCCCGGCTAATATCGGCAAACAGCAGCGCTGGTCCCTCAGCCGCAGCCGCAACTGTCACCCCCAAAGGGTCGATAATACGGCTCTGGCCAATATTCTTGTTGCCGCACTCCCCTGCTGCCACCACATAGCAGGTCGTATCCAGCGCCCTGGCCGCCAGCAGCGTTGACCAGTGGTGCTCCTTAAGCGGCCCTCTGACCCAGGCCGCAGGCAGGACCAGCACCTCCGCCCCTGCCAGCGCCAGATTTAATGCCATCTCCGGGAAGCGTAAATCGTAGCAGGTCATTAACCCCAGACGGATGCCCTCGATGTCGATGAGCGGCGGTATGCTCGTGCCCGCATCCACCAGCCTGGACTCCTGGATACTGAACGCATCGTAAAGATGTAGCTTGGCGTATTGCTCAACGATCCTGCCGCCACGCAGCACCACCAGGGTGTTTATCGCTCTGCCTGCGGTTGAGGGGACATGCACGGTCAGCACCGTGGTCATCTGGTTTCGGGCACTCTCCGCCAGCAACAGCGTCAAAAAACCGCCGTCGAGCGGCTGGGCCGACTTTACGGAGAGATCGGGATCGTTATCATCCCGAGCCAGTAAGGCTTCCGGCAGCACCAGTAGCGATGCGCCCCGCGCTGCCGCCTGCGCCATCAGCGAAACGCAGGTTTCGGCATTTGTCTGCCAGTTTGCCGTTACTGCAAATTGTCCAACCGCAACATACATATTTTCCCCTTACCTCAAACGGCGTTACACTCAGGATCCTTACACATCAAATAGCAGGTATTGTTCGTGTTTCAACTTCTTTTAGCCGTTTTTATCGGTGGGGGCACAGGAAGCGTGGCGCGCTGGCTGTTGAGCATGCGATTGAACCCTCTGCATCAGCAGATCCCGTTCGGTACGCTCACGGCTAACCTTATTGGCGCTTTTATCATTGGGCTGGGGCTGGCGTGGTTCAACCGCATGACCCACATCGATCCGGTATGGAAGCTATTGATCACTACCGGTTTCTGCGGCGGCCTGACGACGTTCTCAACGTTTTCCGCCGAGGTGGTATTTCTGTTGCAGGATGGTCGCGCAGCCTGGGCGCTGCTGAACATTGCGGTTAACCTTCTGGGTTCGTTAATGATGACCGCGCTCGCATTTTGGCTAATTTCTGCGGTTAACGCTCACTAAAGATCCGGGCCTTAATGTTGGCTTAATTTTTCTCAGGCAACCTGTCACCACTTACACTGAGGGTGACGCAATGAAAGAGAAAATAACAAATGCGGGAATGGTAGTGCTGAGCGTGGCGATCCTTGCCAGCTTTTTGAGACTGTACTTGTTTAGCTAAGCCTGAACGAAAAAAACCCGCTCAGTGAGCGGGTTTTGAAATTCTTGCTGGTCTCGTCTGAATTACAGAGCGATGACGTTAGCAGCAGAAGGGCCTTTGGCACCGTTAGTGATTTCAAACTCAACGCGCTGACCTTCAGCCAGGGTTTTGAAACCATTGCTCTGGATTGCAGAGAAGTGTACGAACACGTCTTTGCTGCCATCTTCCGGAGTAATGAAACCGAATCCTTTGGATTCATTAAACCACTTAACGTTACCTTTAATCTTAGACATCAAAATTACCTTTACATGAAAATTGGACACAAATGCTGTGTCGGGTATCAGTACAACAATTGTGAGCGGTTTTGTCCAGCGCCTTTTTGAAGAAAAGTGACAAAAGTCGCGTTAATTTTTGCCCCCCCATTTTTATCCTTTCTACTTCGGCAGATGGCTATTAAATCACCAGTGCGTAACGTTTTTTCAGTTAAAACTGGAAGCGCATCCAGGCGAAGTAGACGTTGCCGTTGTTATAAGTGCCCGGGATATAGGTCATCTGGAAAGTGGCCGGGCCGTACCCCACGGATGCCAGCGGCAGAACCAGCGGGACGGGGATGTAATTCCAGTTATCACGCGCCGTCACGGCAGCGGTAAAACCGAGACCGAGGTGGAAATTATCGTCGGCCAGCGGACGCCAGGTTTTCTCCCAGCCGTAGCCCGCGATGGGCTCCCATTTATTGTAGGAATCTTTAAACGCCATCGCGTAAAGGCCATGCCAGTTCCCCTTTTCATCCCAGCGCGACTGGCCAAACCCCGCGCCCCACGGACGCTCATTGTAGCGGTCGGTCTTCTCTTTGTCGTAAGCAAAGCGGGCATGCCAGGTAATGGCAGGCACATAGAGATCGTAATGCTGGGGTGCTTCCCAGGTTTCAATCATATCGTTATGGATAGTTTTGACCCAGGCTCTCAGGGGAGGTACGTCTTTAGCCGCTGCCACAGTCGAAAACGTTAACTGAGCAAAAATAAATGTAAAAACAAGGATAAATTTATTAATAATTGTCACGTTCTCATTACCACTTAACTATTCTGCGTGTTCTCGCCCAGATTAGGGGAAAAACAAACCTGACGGCATGAGCGTTTATCTTAATTATTAAGTCAAACAGCTAAGAATAATCTTGGTAACAGAATGTGCGCCTTAAATATTTAAGGCGCAATTAAGAAAAATTAACGTTGATGCAATAACTTATATCGCACATCAATAATCAACATTGATTACCGCGCCGCCGCCAGGCCCGTCACCGCTGGGCTGCACCGATTTTGTATGGCAGACGTCGGGTGTTTTTCCTTTTATTTATCCCTCCCGAATTTAAAGCGATATAAATACCTGAAATAATAAGAAAGCGATCAATAGCTTAGCTTTAATTCTGCTCCGCATAGTAATGATGCCTGCGCAACCAGATGAGCTTGTAGGCCGCCGGAATAATAAACAGGGATAACAGCGGTGCCGTTATCATTCCCCCGATCATGGGTGCCGCGATCCGGCTCATCACTTCCGAACCCGCGCCGCTTCCCCAGAGAATCGGCAATAAACCCGCAATGATAACCGCCACGGTCATGGCCTTGGGTCGAACCCGCAGTACGGCGCCATGATAGAGCGCCTCATCAAGCCTTTCGGGCGTTAACGTCTCCTTACGGGACAACGCCGGGTGCGCTTCAACGGCGTGTCGCAGATACATCAGCATGACCACGCCAAACTCTGCCGCCACCCCGGCCAGGGCGATAAATCCGGTCCCGGTCGCGACAGACATATGGAAGCCCTGCCAGTAGAGGAACCATATTCCCCCGACCAGGGCGAACGGCAGACTCATCAGGATCAGCACCGCCTCATCCACGCGACGAAACGCCAGATAGAGCAGAATGAAGATGATCATCACCGTCATCGGCACCATCAGCTTCAGTTTTTTGTTGGCGTGCTCCAGCAGTTCAAACTGGCCGGAGAAGGACACGCTGGTACCCGGCTTCAACTTCACGTTCTGACTGATGGCCGTCTTAATGTCGTTCACCACCGACACCATGTCCCTGCCGCGGGCATCGATATAGATCCAGCTGGCAGGCCGGGCATTTTCCGTTTTCAGCATCGTGGGGCCGGAAACCACGTTAATCTCCGCCACATCGCCCAACGTGATTTGCTGCTTCATCGGCGTCAGGATCGGCATCTGCTTTAACGCGACCGGACTGTTCCGGTAGTCATGCGGATAGCGAATATTGATCGGGTATCGGGCCACGCCTTCTACCGTTTCACCCACCGTCGCGCCGCCGATGGCCGAGGAGACGAACAGCTGTACATCACCCACGGTCATCCCGTAGCGGGAGGCTTTTTCCCGGTTGATATCGATATCAATGTAGCGCCCGCCCTCCAGCCGTTCCGCCAGAGCTGACACCACGCCCGGCACGGTTTTGGCTACCGTCTCGATGCTCTGGGCCGTGGCATCGATATCCGCCAGAACGGTTCCTGACACCTTGATACCTATCGGGCTTTTGATCCCGGTGGAAAGCATGTCTATCCGGTTGCGGATCGGCGGAACCCACAGGTTCGCCAGGCCAGGCAAACGGACGGTCTTATCGAGCTCGTCAATAATCTTGTCAATCGTCATGCCGGGCCGCCACTGCTCCTCAGGTTTGAGCTGAATGGTGGTTTCCACCATTTCGAGCGGCGCGGAGTCCGTGGCGGTCTCGGCCTTACCGGTTTTGCCAAAAACAGAGGCCACTTCAGGGACGGTTTTGATGAGCTTGTCCGTGGTCTGTAACAGCGCCGCCGCTTCTGCCGGAGAGACGCCGGGCAACGCCGAAGGCATATACAGCAGATCGCCCTCATTGATCTTCGGCAGGAACTCGCCGCCCACCTGGCTCAGGGGCCAGATAACCGTGAAGATGGATAAAGCCGCAACCAGCAGGGTTGTTTTGGGCCACTGAAGCACCCTGAGCAGAAGCGGATGATAGGCTTTGATCAGTAACCTGTTCAGCGGATTGCTGGTCTCGGCGGGTATTTTCCCCCGGATCCAGAACCCCATCAGAATCGGAATGACGATAATGGCCAGCGCCGCCGCCCCTGCCATAGAATAGGTTTTCGTAAAGGCCAGCGGACCAAACAGCCGCCCTTCCTGCCCTTCGAGGGTAAAAATTGGGATGAAAGACAGGGTGATGATCAGCAGGCTGATAAACAAAGCTGGCCCCACTTCAACGGAGGCATCGGTGATGACCTTCCAGCGGGTGGCATTATCAATCTGCTCACCCGGATGCTGATGATCCCACTCTTCCAGCCGTTTATGCGCGTTTTCAATCATCACGATAGCGGCATCCACCATCGCCCCGACGGCAATAGCAATGCCTCCCAGGGACATGATATTGGCGTTCAGCCCCTGGAAATGCATGATGATAAAGGCGATACACAGGCCAAGTGGCAGAGAGATAATCGCCACCAGGGCAGAACGGATGTGCCACAGGAACAGCACACACACGATGGCCACCACAATAAACTCTTCAAGCAATTTATAGCTGAGGTTATCAATGGCCCGGTCGATGAGCTGGCTGCGATCGTAGGTTGTCACAATCTCAACCCCTTCCGGCAGGCTGGCCTTCAGCGTCTCCAGCTTATCTTTCACCGCGGTGATAACGTCGCGCGCGTTTTTACCCGAGCGCAGGATCACCACGCCACCGGCGACCTCTCCCTGACCGTTAAGCTCGGCAATACCGCGGCGCATTTCCGGCCCCGTTTGTACCCGGGCAACATCGCGCAAGTAAACCGGTACCCCGTTTTCGCCGGTTTTCAGGACGATGTTATTGAAATCATCAATGCTCTGGAGATAGCCACTGGCACGGACCATGTACTCCGCTTCCGCCATTTCAACAGATGAGCCACCGGCTTCCTGGTTAGACGACGCAAGGGCCTGCTTAACCTCCGGCAGGCTGATGCCGTACTGAGCCAGCTTTAACGGGTTGACCTGAATCTGATACTGCTTCACGACGCCGCCTACCGACGCCACCTCGGCAACATCAGGAAGGGTCTTCAGTTCAAATTTCAGGAACCAGTCCTGCAGAGAGCGCAATTCGGAAAGGTCATGCTTTCCACTGCGATCCACCAGCGCATATTCAAAAATCCAGCCCACACCCGTGGCATCCGGGCCGATTTCGGCGCTCACGCCAGCAGGCAGTTTGCCCTGAACCTGGTTCAGGTACTCCAGCACGCGAGAACGGGCCCAGTAGAGATCGGTGCCATCTTCAAAAATGACGTACACGTACGAATCCCCGAACTGGGAAAAACCACGCACGGTCTTTGCGCCGGGCACCGACAGCATGGTGGTAGTGAGCGGATAGGTAACCTGGTTTTCAACAATTTGCGGGGCCTGGCCGGGATAGCTGGTTTTAATAATCACCTGAACGTCAGACAGATCGGGCAGTGCATCCACCGGCGTATTGATGATGGTCCATGTTCCCCAGACGCTGAGAAACAGCGCCCCCATCATGACGAGGAGACGGTTGGCGACGGACCGCCGGATAATCCATTCAATCATGGTCACTCCCTCGACGCATACGTTCCAGCGCACCGCTGATATTGGCTTCAGAATCAATCAGGAACAGACCACTGACGACGACCGAATCCCCTTCGTTCAGGCCACTACCGATACCCGCCTGTTGCTGAGATTCGTGCAGAACCTGGATCTTCTTCGGTACAAACCGACCTTCAGCATCGACAGTAATCACCCGCTGCTCATTACCGGTGTCGATCACGGCCTGGCTCGGTATCAGCAGCATTTGCTGGCTTTGAGTATTCAGTTTCAGCCAGGCATTCATGCCCGGCTTAAGCAGTTTATCCGTGTTGGCAACCTGCAGGCGGACCTGCAAGGTTCGGGTGGTTGGATCCACGTTGGGAAGAATGCTCCATTTCTCAACATGGAACGCTTTATCCGGATAAGCCGGCACCGAAATGTCAAACTGGGACGTGTCTTTGAGGAGATAAGCGATGGACTCCGGGACAGCCGCGCTAATCCAGACCGGGTCCATACCCTGTATCTGCGCCACCACCTTTTCTTTGGAGATATTCATCCCGCTGCGCAGATCAAAAGCAGTAATAACACCGTCTATCGGCGCCTTGAGGCTAAATCGGGTCTGGATACGCCGCGATGTGCGCAGCCTCTGAATATCCTCTTCCGGCATACCTGTCAGACGAAGCCGTTCCAGCACCCCTTTAAGCTGCGTGGGCGTCCCCCCGGTACCGGATAGCAGGAGGTATTCACTTTGGGCTTCCACCCATTCCGGAATGGTAATATCAATAAGCGGCGTCCCTTTCCTGACACGATCGCCAATCGTCAGGGGATACACTTTTTCAACGAAGCCATCAGAACGCGCCTGCACAATGACAAACTGATAGTCGTTATAGCTGACATTGGCCGGGAACGTCCGGGAATACCCCAGGGTTCCGCGGGTCACTTTTTGCGTTTTTAATCCAAGATTCTGAACCTGGGTGGGATCGATACGAATTCCCTCACCGCTCTCCCCCTCGTTTTCATCGGCATATTTAGGCACCAGATCCATATCCATAAAAGGGGATTTCCCCGGTTTATCGAATTGTGTATCCGGCTTCATCGGGTCATACCAGAAAAGTATCTTTCGTTCCGGCGAGGTCGTTTCTGTTTTTTCAGACGCATGAATGTACTGCCACGCCGTAACTGAAATCAGCCCTCCTGCGATAAGGCTGCTGACTATCATGGCAGCATATTTTAGTTTTAAAGAGGCCATGCCGTTTCTCGCTATTTAATGCTCTTGAGTAAAGAGAGATTGCCCTGCTGAACAAACGAGAAATTCACCTGGTTGCCGACTTTTAAGGCCTTAATACTCTCGTCAGCCTGAATAAAGGTGAAACGCATGGTCATCGCGGGCCAGCCAATTTCCGGGATGGCTTCATGAGAAATCGTGACTTTTTTATTCGTGAGATCAATGTCCTTCACGATGCCGGTCCCGGTGACAATCTGCTCCGAGGTCCCTTCGCTGGCAGCATGCATCTCCGCGTGCTGATGAACCTCCGCCTGTAGGCTGGCAGAAAACATAATGGAGATCGCACCGAATACAACGGCCTTAAGTGAATTGCGCATGTTTATTTTCCTGTTTAATTAAATACCGTTATTCGACCCAACCGCCGCCCAGTGCGGTGAAGAGAGTAATTTCATTAACCTGCCGGGCATAAATAAGATCGAGAATGTTTTGCTGCGTGGAGAACAGCGAACGTTCCGCGTCTAATACTTCGATATAGCTAACCGCGCCGCTGGAATATAATCCCCTGGCACGCTGCACGGTTATTTGTAGCGAAGCGAGATAGCGCTGTTGTGCTTCAAGTTGCTGGCCGATGCTGACCCGCAATGCGAGCGCGTCAGCCACCTCCTTAAATGCGTTCTGAATTTTTTGTTGGTAATTTACAACCGACTGCTGCTGGCGAATTTCAGCCAGCTTCAGGTTGGCTTTATTCCTGCCGGCATTAAAAATGGGGATGTCAATTTTGGGGACGAAATTCCACATTCCGCTCGCAGGCGTAAAGAGGCTCGACAATTCCGTACTGCTGGCAGAAAGCCCGCTCGTCAGGGTAATGGACGGGAAAAAGGCCGCTCTTGCCGCACCGATATTCGCATCAGCCGCTTTCAGCAGGTATTCCGCCTCCATAATATCCGGACGCTGAAGCAGGATCTCTGATGACAGATTGGGCGGCAGTTTTACCGGCATGATATCGCCATCGTGCATCCCTTTTTCCGCAGGAAGAGCGGAATAGGTTCCGAGAACCAACTGCAGTGCATTACTTGCCTGTGCCAGGTCACCTTCGCGTTTGGCAATCTCTGCCCGAGTGCTTTCGATCTGCCCGCGGGCCTGTTCGAGCGCCAGCACATTTGTACTGCCTGTCACCAGCTGTTGCTCTACAAAAGCATAAGCTTGTTGATAATTTTTCAGCGTTTCCCGCGCGATACGACGTTGTTCATAGGCCAGTTGCTGGCTGAAATAGCGCTGTGAAACGTCAGAGACGAGCAGAATATGTACGGCACGACGGGCTTCTTCGCTGGCAAAATAGTTCTGTCGGTCCGCATCGCTCATGTTCTTCAGCTTGCCGAAGAAATCGAGCTCATAGCTGAGGGCCAGCCCCGCGTCGTACTGCTGGGTGGTCGGTTTGTCACTTTTCAGGCCACCGCTGTAAGCGATCCCTGAAGAGGCATTGAGTTGGGGATAACGATCCGCATCCGTGACGTTGAATTGAGCCCGGGCCTCCTCCACCTTCAGAGCAGCCATTCTCAAATCACGGTTATTATTCAGCGCCTCACCGATCAACCGGATAACCTGGGGGTCGACGAAAAAGTGACGCCATCCTGCATCCTGATAGCCCTCCCCCGCTGGCATCAGGCTGTTA
Proteins encoded:
- the tatE gene encoding twin-arginine translocase subunit TatE, translated to MGEISITKLLVVAALVVLLFGTKKLRTLGGDLGAAIKGFKKAMNDDDATAKKADADIAAEKLSHKE
- a CDS encoding deaminated glutathione amidase, yielding MYVAVGQFAVTANWQTNAETCVSLMAQAAARGASLLVLPEALLARDDNDPDLSVKSAQPLDGGFLTLLLAESARNQMTTVLTVHVPSTAGRAINTLVVLRGGRIVEQYAKLHLYDAFSIQESRLVDAGTSIPPLIDIEGIRLGLMTCYDLRFPEMALNLALAGAEVLVLPAAWVRGPLKEHHWSTLLAARALDTTCYVVAAGECGNKNIGQSRIIDPLGVTVAAAAEGPALLFADISRERVTLARQQLPVLRNRRFAPAQLL
- the crcB gene encoding fluoride efflux transporter CrcB; protein product: MFQLLLAVFIGGGTGSVARWLLSMRLNPLHQQIPFGTLTANLIGAFIIGLGLAWFNRMTHIDPVWKLLITTGFCGGLTTFSTFSAEVVFLLQDGRAAWALLNIAVNLLGSLMMTALAFWLISAVNAH
- the cspE gene encoding transcription antiterminator/RNA stability regulator CspE → MSKIKGNVKWFNESKGFGFITPEDGSKDVFVHFSAIQSNGFKTLAEGQRVEFEITNGAKGPSAANVIAL
- the pagP gene encoding lipid IV(A) palmitoyltransferase PagP, which codes for MTIINKFILVFTFIFAQLTFSTVAAAKDVPPLRAWVKTIHNDMIETWEAPQHYDLYVPAITWHARFAYDKEKTDRYNERPWGAGFGQSRWDEKGNWHGLYAMAFKDSYNKWEPIAGYGWEKTWRPLADDNFHLGLGFTAAVTARDNWNYIPVPLVLPLASVGYGPATFQMTYIPGTYNNGNVYFAWMRFQF
- the silA gene encoding Cu(+)/Ag(+) efflux RND transporter permease subunit SilA gives rise to the protein MIEWIIRRSVANRLLVMMGALFLSVWGTWTIINTPVDALPDLSDVQVIIKTSYPGQAPQIVENQVTYPLTTTMLSVPGAKTVRGFSQFGDSYVYVIFEDGTDLYWARSRVLEYLNQVQGKLPAGVSAEIGPDATGVGWIFEYALVDRSGKHDLSELRSLQDWFLKFELKTLPDVAEVASVGGVVKQYQIQVNPLKLAQYGISLPEVKQALASSNQEAGGSSVEMAEAEYMVRASGYLQSIDDFNNIVLKTGENGVPVYLRDVARVQTGPEMRRGIAELNGQGEVAGGVVILRSGKNARDVITAVKDKLETLKASLPEGVEIVTTYDRSQLIDRAIDNLSYKLLEEFIVVAIVCVLFLWHIRSALVAIISLPLGLCIAFIIMHFQGLNANIMSLGGIAIAVGAMVDAAIVMIENAHKRLEEWDHQHPGEQIDNATRWKVITDASVEVGPALFISLLIITLSFIPIFTLEGQEGRLFGPLAFTKTYSMAGAAALAIIVIPILMGFWIRGKIPAETSNPLNRLLIKAYHPLLLRVLQWPKTTLLVAALSIFTVIWPLSQVGGEFLPKINEGDLLYMPSALPGVSPAEAAALLQTTDKLIKTVPEVASVFGKTGKAETATDSAPLEMVETTIQLKPEEQWRPGMTIDKIIDELDKTVRLPGLANLWVPPIRNRIDMLSTGIKSPIGIKVSGTVLADIDATAQSIETVAKTVPGVVSALAERLEGGRYIDIDINREKASRYGMTVGDVQLFVSSAIGGATVGETVEGVARYPINIRYPHDYRNSPVALKQMPILTPMKQQITLGDVAEINVVSGPTMLKTENARPASWIYIDARGRDMVSVVNDIKTAISQNVKLKPGTSVSFSGQFELLEHANKKLKLMVPMTVMIIFILLYLAFRRVDEAVLILMSLPFALVGGIWFLYWQGFHMSVATGTGFIALAGVAAEFGVVMLMYLRHAVEAHPALSRKETLTPERLDEALYHGAVLRVRPKAMTVAVIIAGLLPILWGSGAGSEVMSRIAAPMIGGMITAPLLSLFIIPAAYKLIWLRRHHYYAEQN
- a CDS encoding efflux RND transporter periplasmic adaptor subunit, producing MASLKLKYAAMIVSSLIAGGLISVTAWQYIHASEKTETTSPERKILFWYDPMKPDTQFDKPGKSPFMDMDLVPKYADENEGESGEGIRIDPTQVQNLGLKTQKVTRGTLGYSRTFPANVSYNDYQFVIVQARSDGFVEKVYPLTIGDRVRKGTPLIDITIPEWVEAQSEYLLLSGTGGTPTQLKGVLERLRLTGMPEEDIQRLRTSRRIQTRFSLKAPIDGVITAFDLRSGMNISKEKVVAQIQGMDPVWISAAVPESIAYLLKDTSQFDISVPAYPDKAFHVEKWSILPNVDPTTRTLQVRLQVANTDKLLKPGMNAWLKLNTQSQQMLLIPSQAVIDTGNEQRVITVDAEGRFVPKKIQVLHESQQQAGIGSGLNEGDSVVVSGLFLIDSEANISGALERMRRGSDHD
- the cusF gene encoding cation efflux system protein CusF produces the protein MRNSLKAVVFGAISIMFSASLQAEVHQHAEMHAASEGTSEQIVTGTGIVKDIDLTNKKVTISHEAIPEIGWPAMTMRFTFIQADESIKALKVGNQVNFSFVQQGNLSLLKSIK
- a CDS encoding efflux transporter outer membrane subunit — its product is MFTLKRLSLSLLLLLTGCVSLAPDYQRPANPVPQQFSVSHNSLMPAGEGYQDAGWRHFFVDPQVIRLIGEALNNNRDLRMAALKVEEARAQFNVTDADRYPQLNASSGIAYSGGLKSDKPTTQQYDAGLALSYELDFFGKLKNMSDADRQNYFASEEARRAVHILLVSDVSQRYFSQQLAYEQRRIARETLKNYQQAYAFVEQQLVTGSTNVLALEQARGQIESTRAEIAKREGDLAQASNALQLVLGTYSALPAEKGMHDGDIMPVKLPPNLSSEILLQRPDIMEAEYLLKAADANIGAARAAFFPSITLTSGLSASSTELSSLFTPASGMWNFVPKIDIPIFNAGRNKANLKLAEIRQQQSVVNYQQKIQNAFKEVADALALRVSIGQQLEAQQRYLASLQITVQRARGLYSSGAVSYIEVLDAERSLFSTQQNILDLIYARQVNEITLFTALGGGWVE